Proteins from a genomic interval of Cyprinus carpio isolate SPL01 chromosome A21, ASM1834038v1, whole genome shotgun sequence:
- the LOC109101725 gene encoding olfactory receptor 52N5-like, protein MMNNMSYPVILTLMVPKESKSNRHAYFICFLALYLLILSINIRLVMAIIMEKSLHEPMYIFLGHLCINGIYGATGFYPKMLSDLILDSYVISFHMCALQIFMIYSSLLCEFTILTVMSYDRYVAICKPLDYHSTLTKNACVKLILFSWIVPTFSVFTGTLLSNLRPFCAYHIDKLYCDNWSIVKLSCASSFVNNVYGYIVAVIFSSFVVIIILSYIKLIAACKISLENRRKFWKTCLPHIFSLMNFSFALLFDLMYSRYGSNDISESLRNFLALELVIVPPVFNPLIYGLNIKAVRKSVFTLCVASRVNVSRAPKRRKLN, encoded by the coding sequence ATGATGAATAACATGTCTTACCCTGTGATACTGACTCTTATGGTGCCCAAAGAATCTAAATCAAATAGGCatgcatattttatttgctttcttGCCTTATATCTGCTTATATTGTCAATCAATATTCGTCTTGTTATGGCCATCATCATGGAGAAATCTCTTCATGAACCAATGTACATATTTTTGGGTCATTTGTGTATAAATGGGATTTATGGAGCCACAGGATTTTACCCTAAAATGTTGTCTGATTTAATATTGGATTCATATGTGATCTCCTTTCATATGTGTGCTCTGCAGATATTTATGATTTACAGCTCTTTACTGTGTGAGTTCACAATATTAACAGTGATGTCTTATGATAGATATGTAGCGATATGTAAACCTTTAGACTATCATTCCACATTAACTAAAAACGCCTGTGTGAAATTAATTCTGTTTTCATGGATTGTTCCCACTTTTTCTGTGTTCACTGGCACTCTgttatcaaatttaaggccatttTGTGCCTATCACATAGATAAGTTATATTGTGACAATTGGTCAATTGTAAAACTGTCTTGTGCTTCATCTTTTGTTAATAATGTTTATGGATATATTGTTGCTGTTATATTTTCTAGCTTTGTAGTAATTATAATATTGTCCTATATTAAACTGATTGCTGCATGTAAAATATCTTTAGAAAACAGAAGGAAATTCTGGAAAACATGTCTGCCACATATATTTTCACTGATGAATTTctcttttgctttgctttttgatTTAATGTATAGCAGATATGGTTCAAATGATATTTCAGAGAGTTTGCGTAATTTTTTGGCTCTAGAACTGGTGATAGTTCCCCCTGTGTTCAATCCTCTTATATATGGGTTAAATATTAAGGCAGTGCGCAAAAGTGTTTTTACTTTATGTGTTGCATCAAGAGTAAATGTTTCACGTGCACCAAAAAGACgaaaacttaattaa